Proteins encoded by one window of Danaus plexippus chromosome Z, MEX_DaPlex, whole genome shotgun sequence:
- the LOC116777239 gene encoding outer dynein arm-docking complex subunit 1-like, with protein sequence MPAQVEQKTIDPEAELSNVQRTFQKLAPTCSVEKRAGGEPQLAPQEKQLAILAAELKETLLCINLAKKGQHALRDNVTKSGTCKSIVDYEQLEGQLRDERAQRAELDCLNYIAQKQLVELLKKVPTEADELAMIENANNRLKRMENRLDLATKRFCLVNTDNKKVREEIDRLLVERNDFNIQWNRTIGKLVRGKEYLMDIFEIATSAFGDRDECCRKLEALKWKGLFQLNRDISEMQSYEGELNHLAKLEEFLRVKGSRRICEADEKEEMKRQEEIQRCEQEISRHDALLEAIFIYSGSDRLTTIISNFEATEIQNFSIFVLLCEVLQDSIFLRRELDLLRQKIIDQRDVNEAREEYQARRLNELTAALQAQRDSTSRKRDEDAAAEATVVKVLKGIDDLVRIAKCEVTPLLSLLGNHKEVTKWNVSKFLKILEAEVKSLIEVAYGAVKPPAPTPKGRKGSPQTSTKLVADPYVETLRPNRIEKLVPYQPCAYCVEDYIMNLVFETPAVPADKEYIEGIFHLEDINTKFGIFTLTIPAKRHPYRGPKKD encoded by the exons atGCCGGCTCAAGTTGAACAAAAGACTATAGACCCTGAAGCCGAACTCAGCAATGTCCAAAGAACG TTCCAAAAATTGGCTCCGACGTGTAGCGTTGAGAAGCGAGCGGGCGGCGAGCCTCAGTTGGCGCCCCAAGAAAAACAGCTCGCTATATTAGCCGCTGAACTGAAAGAGACACTGCTCTGTATTAAT TTGGCAAAAAAAGGTCAACACGCGCTCCGAGACAATGTGACTAAGAGCGGCACCTGCAAGTCCATCGTGGATTATGAACAGCTGGAGGGACAGCTGAGGGACGAGCGCGCTCAGAGAGCTGAACTAGACTGCCTGAACTATATCGCGCAGAAGCAACTTGTCGAACTGCTGAAAAAAGTACCAACAGAAGCTGAT GAACTAGCCATGATTGAAAATGCGAATAACCGTCTTAAGCGTATGGAGAATCGTCTAGATTTAGCGACGAAACGCTTCTGCCTAGTTAATACTGACAATAAGAAAGTCCGCGAAGAAATAGATCGGTTACTTGTTGAAAG GAACGATTTTAACATCCAATGGAACCGCACTATTGGGAAACTGGTCAGAGGCAAGGAATATCTGATGGATATATTTGAGATCGCCACCAGCGCTTTCGGGGATAGAGACGAGTGCTGTCGCAAACTAGAGGCGCTGAAATGGAAGGGGCTGTTCCAACTCAACAGAGATATATCG gaAATGCAATCGTATGAAGGAGAGTTGAACCATTTAGCGAAACTCGAGGAATTTCTACGCGTCAAAGGTTCCAGACGAATCTGTGAAGCTGATGAGAAGGAGGAGATGAAAAGGCAGGAGGAAATACAGAGATGCGAGCAAGAAATATCAAGGCATGACGCTCTTTTAGAGGCGATATTC ATATACAGCGGTTCCGATCGCCTGACAACCATTATAAGCAATTTCGAAGCTACAGAGATACAGAACTTTTCCATATTCGTTCTCCTTTGTGAAGTTCTACAGGATTCAATTTTCTTGAGACGCGAACTTGATTTGCTCCGACAGAAAATAA TCGACCAGCGGGACGTTAACGAAGCTCGAGAGGAATACCAGGCCAGGCGATTAAACGAGCTGACAGCGGCTCTGCAAGCACAGCGTGATAGCACCTCAAGGAAACGTGACGAAGATGCGGCCGCGGAAGCTACAGTCGTGAAAGTCCTAAAAGGCATCGACGACCTCGTCAG AATAGCGAAATGCGAGGTGACCCCACTCTTGTCACTTCTGGGTAACCACAAGGAGGTGACAAAATGGAATGTGAGCAAGTTTCTGAAGATTTTAGAGGCGGAGGTGAAGAGCCTCATTGAAGTCGCATACGGGGCTGTTAAG cCACCAGCTCCTACACCGAAAGGCCGCAAGGGTTCCCCACAAACATCTACGAAACTCGTGGCCGATCCATACGTGGAGACCCTGCGTCCCAACAGAATTGAAAAACTGGTCCCATATCAGCCGTGCGCTTA TTGCGTCGAAGACTACATCATGAACCTGGTATTTGAGACGCCAGCTGTCCCAGCTGATAAAGAGTACATCGAGGGCATTTTCCATCTGGAAGATATCAACACCAAGTTCGGGATATTCACCTTGACGATTCCTGC AAAACGTCATCCCTACAGAGGACCAAAgaaagattaa